The sequence below is a genomic window from Luteimonas sp. MC1825.
TTCTTCTTCGCTCAGGCGGCTGATCGGAGGCAGAATATAGGGCGAAACCTCCACCGTGCCTCGCTCATGGCGAATTGTTTGCCCTTCAAGTTCTTGACGAAACTGGCTCGAAGCCAAGAAAGGATCACGATGGGGCAATGGCATCCCGTTCACCGCCATGAAGATCTTCGGATGCTGCGCCTCCCTCTGCATGAAGCGATGGAAGACGAGTGCCAAGTGCTCGAGCAAAGGCTCCATCTTGGCTGTCATTTCCTGCTGAAGGTTCCCTGCTCCAGCCGTCAGCCTGTCAAGCTCTTGCCAGACGACCAAGGTTCCAGATTTCTGCTCTCTCAGCCGCCCGAACATCGGTAGCGTCTCGAACTCGGACTTCTCCGGAACGACCACGAGCCAGCGACCGGTCTGACGGACAACATCTAGATCCCAGCGCCGGGCACTGATGGTTCCACCCTTGCTGCTGATCACGGTCAGTTTTCGACACTGGGACAACGAGGCAGTCTTGAGCCCGAGTCCGAACCTTCCGAGATCATTAGCCCCTCGCCGATCGGCTGGGTTTGAACTGCCGTGACGCATTGCGCCCGTAAGCTCATCGGGCGCCATACCCGCGCCGTCGTCAAGGATTGCAACGAACGGGCTCGCGGTGGCGTCGTACTGGATTCGCACCTCGGCGGCCCCAGCCGAAAGGCTGTTGTCGACGATATCTGCCACCGCGGCCTCTACCGAATAGCCTACCGCCCGCATCGATTCGATCAGTGATACCGGGTCCGGGATCACTTCCAGAGTCTGTACCTGATTCATCAACTGCCCCCGTATCAGTTGTGTAGCTCAACTATCGGCCCGCGAGAACCCCGTGCACAACCTTGGCGATCTGCACTGCGAGTGCGGGCGGGACTGCATTGCCAACCTGGATGAACTGCTGCGTTCTGTTTCCAAGAAAGAAATAGTCGTCAGGAAACGTCTGCAAACGGGCTGCCTCTCGAACAGTCAGGC
It includes:
- a CDS encoding ATP-binding protein, translating into MNQVQTLEVIPDPVSLIESMRAVGYSVEAAVADIVDNSLSAGAAEVRIQYDATASPFVAILDDGAGMAPDELTGAMRHGSSNPADRRGANDLGRFGLGLKTASLSQCRKLTVISSKGGTISARRWDLDVVRQTGRWLVVVPEKSEFETLPMFGRLREQKSGTLVVWQELDRLTAGAGNLQQEMTAKMEPLLEHLALVFHRFMQREAQHPKIFMAVNGMPLPHRDPFLASSQFRQELEGQTIRHERGTVEVSPYILPPISRLSEEEIVAAGGRDGLRGTQGFYVYRGRRLVIWGTWFRLVPKHEVYKLTRVKVDIPNSFDELWALDIKKSAAYPPDAIRSRLKLLIPHFADKSRKAVVYPGRRAASNPAVVPLWDRIEPRHGSFSYQVNTDHPLISRLSESLDADQQHHMQIILEYLGTSLPYDQIYADMCGDQPREAGDNLDQLADMARSLLELTGLSIARVLGIDPLARFPALHDAIKERLADV